One genomic window of Polyangium aurulentum includes the following:
- a CDS encoding HAD hydrolase family protein has product MPRLFVTDLDGTLVRTDGSIDPRDLAAIKRAQAAGISVTLATGRLATGALPVARALGLDAPLICADGSILACATTGAPLEQQAIDLEIVEASLRALVGHELAPFAFMHDVIHGDAADGALAVYVRHWTPSLMFHPDLLAGASWRKRGEVAMIFGIGPREGVLAAVEALERAFGEKLAIDRFSLHQGGPWALRAQPRGCSKGEALARLAARTEVGPESVAVIGDFWNDLSMFAWAGRSFAMGQAPETVRLAATDRLEATAETGGGVAEALERWMGD; this is encoded by the coding sequence ATGCCTCGACTGTTCGTCACCGATCTGGATGGTACCCTCGTACGCACGGACGGATCCATCGATCCGCGCGACCTCGCCGCGATCAAGCGCGCGCAGGCGGCCGGCATCTCGGTCACCCTCGCGACGGGCCGCCTCGCCACGGGCGCCCTCCCCGTCGCGCGGGCGCTCGGCCTCGATGCGCCCCTCATCTGCGCCGACGGCTCCATCCTCGCCTGCGCTACCACGGGCGCGCCGCTCGAGCAGCAGGCGATCGATCTGGAGATCGTCGAGGCCTCCCTGCGTGCGCTGGTCGGGCACGAGCTTGCGCCCTTCGCGTTCATGCACGACGTCATCCACGGCGACGCCGCGGACGGGGCGCTCGCGGTGTACGTGCGGCACTGGACGCCCTCGCTGATGTTCCACCCCGACCTGCTCGCGGGCGCCTCGTGGCGCAAGCGCGGCGAGGTGGCCATGATCTTCGGCATCGGCCCGCGCGAGGGCGTCCTCGCGGCCGTCGAGGCGCTGGAGCGCGCGTTCGGCGAAAAGCTCGCGATCGATCGCTTCAGCCTCCACCAGGGAGGTCCCTGGGCGCTGCGGGCGCAGCCGCGCGGGTGCAGCAAGGGCGAGGCGCTCGCGCGTCTCGCGGCGCGCACGGAGGTCGGGCCCGAATCGGTCGCGGTGATCGGCGATTTCTGGAACGACCTCTCCATGTTCGCGTGGGCCGGACGCTCGTTCGCCATGGGCCAGGCGCCCGAGACCGTGCGCCTGGCCGCGACCGACAGGCTGGAGGCGACGGCCGAGACGGGCGGCGGCGTGGCCGAGGCGCTCGAGCGGTGGATGGGAGATTGA
- a CDS encoding protein kinase domain-containing protein gives MSDALCDTPLADTLAAPVETYRRFMPGEMIQHYEIIRPLGRGGMGEVYLARDTRLGRLVALKFLLHVDAERARRFRVEAQSTARLAHENIVALHDIAEHEGLPYMALEYVRGRSFWDVLTSRADLEPSHTARLPPIRAAELMAPVARALVAAHDCGIVHRDLKPHNIMLAESGVVKVLDFGIAKLLGSVELPEAVGHGGARARDSHNRASLTETGAMMGTVAYMSPEQWGVDEVDERTDIWAIGVMLYEMVTGEHPLAPISLASLVSVGTLDQPMPSVREKLPDIGRLGAVIDRCLIKRKADRLGSARELCAELGAIARPEQPVKLDLGEEQNPYAGLSAFQEHDAARFFGREKTIEQVVGRLASHPLLCVVGSSGAGKSSLVRAGVIPACKRGGDAWEAFITRPGPHPLSELADLLLDHASGPCPTTRVDRTSSSGDRELLRERLRREPGLLGVELRARARRRQVRVLLFVDQFEEIYTLAKEDEREAFLACLAGAADDVSSPVRVIVSIRHDFLDRVAATDGPLAELMSRGSVLVGPMARGALIDALVKPLELCEYRFESEALVGEMVDEVDPSAGALPLLQFTASRLWEERDREARMLTAASYRALGGVAGALASHADSVLAGMGPLERKWARALFLRLVTPERTRAIVARSELTALGDAAAPELERVFSRLIDARLLTVAGTNRDESTVELVHESLISEWPLLSRWLEDEQDDAPFLSRLRSIAREWEASGHAEGLLWRGEAAEEAHRWYKSHHEEAETRLATREVQYLEAVVDLGRRKRRARRRAVTGLIAFLGAVVVLVSALGLRANREATHAHQEAVRADAQKAEAERSAVRARNAGRMAAARQRQSDPTTVLSLLREIEPGPMPRGWAELSRWALDAGVAQVVLPHDQEVMYASFSPDGRRIVTACVGKLLRVWNADGTGEPIVLRGHDELVLMAAFSPDGRRIVSASDDKTVRVWNADGTGQPLVLRGHDGLVFAATFSPDGRRIVSASSDKTVRVWNADGTGEPLVLRGHDDFVSSAAFSPDGRRIVSGSRDKTVRVWNADGTGEPLVLRGHTGWAFSAQFSADGRRIVSGSKDKTVRVWNADGTGEPLVLKGHEGPVSSASFSHDGQRILSGSFDKTLRVWNVDGPGAPLVLLGHDGWVYMAAFSPDSRRVASASSDRTVRVWNLGEMNSPLTLRGHTHSVETAAFSSDGRRIVSGSRDKTVRIWNADGTGQPIVLRGHDQWILEAVFSPDGGRVASASQDGTVRVWNADGNGEPIVLRGHESLVYGVSFSSDGRRIASASHDRTVRVWNADGKGEPIVLRGHDDFVSSTAFSPDDRLIVSASNDRTVRVWHADGKGEPIVLRGHEAYATGAAFSPDGRRIVSASEDKTVRVWNADGTGEPVVLRGHEATATIRGGRTFSPDGRRVVSASLDGTVRIWNADGTGDPLVLRRPDTRFNMASFSPDGTRVVAATQEDLVIVWSNLAPFDDGQDPRLWSATTHCMPLEERQRLLDFPEEQSRKDLERCQGRENRSMAGQASR, from the coding sequence GTGAGCGACGCTCTGTGCGACACACCTCTGGCGGACACGCTGGCCGCGCCGGTCGAGACATACCGGCGATTCATGCCAGGGGAGATGATCCAGCATTACGAAATCATTCGCCCCCTGGGCCGGGGAGGCATGGGCGAGGTGTATCTCGCGCGGGATACGCGCCTCGGCCGGCTCGTCGCGCTCAAGTTCCTGCTCCACGTCGACGCCGAGCGGGCCAGGCGCTTCCGCGTCGAGGCCCAGTCGACGGCGCGGCTCGCGCACGAGAACATCGTGGCCCTCCACGACATCGCCGAGCACGAAGGCCTGCCCTACATGGCGCTCGAGTACGTCCGGGGCCGGTCCTTCTGGGATGTCCTCACGTCCCGCGCCGACCTCGAGCCGAGCCACACCGCGCGCCTGCCGCCCATCCGCGCGGCCGAGCTGATGGCGCCCGTCGCCCGCGCCCTCGTCGCCGCCCATGATTGCGGCATCGTCCACCGCGATCTCAAGCCCCACAACATCATGCTCGCCGAGAGCGGCGTGGTGAAGGTGCTCGATTTCGGCATCGCCAAGCTGCTCGGCAGCGTCGAGCTCCCCGAGGCCGTCGGGCACGGGGGCGCGCGCGCGCGCGACAGCCACAATCGCGCCTCGCTCACCGAGACCGGCGCGATGATGGGCACGGTCGCATACATGTCGCCCGAGCAATGGGGCGTGGACGAGGTCGACGAGCGCACCGACATCTGGGCGATCGGCGTCATGCTCTACGAGATGGTCACGGGCGAGCACCCGCTCGCGCCAATCTCGCTCGCGTCGCTCGTCTCCGTGGGGACGCTCGATCAGCCAATGCCGAGCGTGCGCGAGAAGCTGCCCGATATCGGCAGGCTCGGGGCCGTCATCGACCGCTGCCTCATCAAGCGCAAGGCCGACCGCCTCGGCTCCGCGCGGGAGCTGTGCGCCGAGCTCGGGGCCATCGCGCGCCCCGAGCAGCCCGTGAAGCTCGACCTCGGCGAGGAGCAGAACCCCTACGCGGGCCTCTCGGCCTTCCAGGAGCACGACGCGGCGCGCTTCTTCGGCCGGGAAAAGACCATCGAGCAGGTCGTCGGGCGGCTCGCCTCCCATCCGCTCCTGTGCGTCGTTGGCTCCTCGGGCGCGGGCAAGTCGTCGCTCGTGCGCGCGGGCGTGATCCCGGCCTGCAAGCGCGGCGGCGACGCGTGGGAGGCCTTCATCACGCGCCCCGGGCCGCATCCGCTCTCGGAGCTCGCCGATCTGCTGCTCGATCACGCCTCCGGCCCCTGCCCCACGACCCGGGTCGACAGGACCTCCTCCTCGGGCGATCGCGAGCTTCTCCGCGAGCGGCTGCGGCGCGAGCCGGGCCTCCTGGGCGTCGAGCTGCGCGCCCGCGCCCGCCGGCGCCAGGTGCGCGTCCTTCTTTTCGTCGATCAATTCGAGGAGATCTACACCCTGGCGAAGGAGGACGAGCGCGAGGCCTTCCTCGCGTGCCTCGCGGGCGCCGCCGACGACGTCAGCTCGCCCGTGCGCGTCATCGTCTCGATCCGCCACGACTTCCTCGACCGCGTCGCCGCCACGGACGGGCCTCTCGCCGAGCTGATGAGCCGCGGCTCGGTCCTGGTCGGGCCCATGGCGCGCGGGGCCTTGATCGACGCTCTGGTAAAACCCCTCGAGCTTTGCGAGTATCGCTTCGAATCCGAGGCGCTCGTCGGCGAGATGGTGGACGAGGTCGACCCCTCGGCCGGCGCGCTGCCGCTCTTGCAGTTCACGGCGTCGCGGCTCTGGGAGGAGCGCGATCGCGAAGCTCGAATGCTCACGGCGGCGAGCTATCGGGCGCTCGGCGGCGTGGCCGGGGCGCTCGCGAGCCACGCCGACAGCGTGCTCGCCGGCATGGGCCCGCTGGAGAGGAAATGGGCGCGCGCGCTCTTTCTGCGGCTGGTGACCCCGGAGCGGACGCGGGCGATCGTGGCCCGCAGCGAGCTGACCGCGCTCGGCGACGCCGCCGCGCCCGAGCTGGAGCGCGTGTTCAGCCGGCTCATCGACGCGCGCCTGCTCACGGTCGCGGGGACCAACCGCGACGAGAGCACGGTGGAGCTGGTGCACGAGTCGCTCATCAGCGAGTGGCCCCTGCTCTCGCGCTGGCTCGAAGACGAGCAGGACGACGCGCCGTTTCTATCCCGCCTGCGCAGCATTGCGAGAGAATGGGAGGCGAGCGGGCACGCCGAGGGCCTTCTCTGGCGCGGCGAGGCGGCCGAGGAGGCGCATCGCTGGTACAAGAGCCATCACGAGGAGGCCGAGACGCGGCTCGCCACGCGCGAGGTGCAATATCTCGAGGCCGTGGTCGACCTCGGCCGACGCAAGCGGCGCGCGCGGCGGCGCGCGGTGACGGGGCTCATCGCCTTCCTCGGCGCCGTCGTGGTGCTCGTCTCGGCGCTCGGGCTGCGCGCCAATCGCGAGGCGACCCACGCCCATCAGGAGGCCGTGCGCGCGGACGCGCAGAAGGCCGAGGCCGAGCGCAGCGCGGTTCGCGCGCGCAACGCGGGCCGGATGGCCGCGGCCCGCCAGCGGCAGAGCGATCCGACGACGGTGCTTTCCCTCCTGCGCGAGATCGAGCCGGGGCCTATGCCGCGGGGGTGGGCAGAGCTGTCGCGGTGGGCGCTCGATGCCGGCGTGGCCCAGGTGGTGCTCCCGCACGACCAGGAGGTCATGTACGCGTCGTTCAGCCCGGATGGACGGCGCATCGTCACGGCGTGCGTGGGCAAGCTACTGCGGGTCTGGAACGCCGATGGCACGGGCGAGCCGATCGTCTTGCGCGGCCACGACGAGCTGGTGTTGATGGCTGCATTCAGCCCCGACGGCAGGCGCATCGTCTCGGCGTCGGACGACAAGACGGTGCGGGTCTGGAACGCCGATGGCACGGGGCAGCCGCTCGTCTTGCGCGGCCACGACGGGCTGGTCTTCGCGGCGACCTTCAGCCCTGATGGCCGGCGCATCGTCTCGGCGTCGAGCGACAAGACGGTGCGCGTCTGGAATGCCGATGGTACGGGCGAGCCGCTCGTCTTGCGCGGCCACGACGATTTCGTCTCCTCGGCGGCGTTCAGCCCCGATGGCAGGCGCATCGTCTCGGGGTCGAGGGACAAGACGGTGCGCGTCTGGAATGCCGACGGCACGGGCGAGCCGCTCGTCTTGCGCGGCCACACCGGTTGGGCCTTCTCGGCGCAGTTCAGCGCCGATGGCAGGCGCATCGTCTCGGGGTCGAAGGACAAGACGGTGCGGGTCTGGAACGCCGACGGCACGGGTGAGCCGCTCGTGCTGAAGGGACACGAGGGTCCGGTGTCCTCGGCGTCCTTCAGCCACGACGGCCAGCGAATCCTCTCCGGGTCGTTCGACAAGACGCTGCGGGTCTGGAATGTCGACGGGCCCGGAGCGCCGCTCGTGCTCCTCGGCCACGACGGGTGGGTCTATATGGCGGCATTCAGCCCTGACAGCAGGCGCGTCGCCTCGGCGTCGAGCGACAGGACGGTGCGCGTGTGGAACCTGGGTGAGATGAATTCTCCCCTCACGCTGCGCGGCCACACGCATAGCGTCGAAACGGCGGCATTCAGCTCCGACGGCAGGCGCATCGTCTCGGGGTCGAGGGACAAGACGGTGCGGATCTGGAATGCCGACGGCACGGGCCAGCCGATCGTCTTGCGCGGCCACGACCAGTGGATTCTCGAAGCGGTGTTCAGCCCCGACGGCGGGCGCGTCGCCTCGGCGTCGCAGGACGGGACGGTGCGGGTATGGAACGCCGACGGCAACGGCGAGCCCATCGTCTTGCGCGGCCACGAGTCTCTGGTGTACGGGGTGTCGTTCAGCTCCGATGGTCGGCGTATCGCCTCGGCGTCGCATGACAGGACGGTGCGCGTATGGAACGCCGACGGCAAGGGCGAGCCCATCGTGCTGCGCGGTCATGACGATTTCGTCTCCTCGACGGCGTTCAGCCCCGATGACCGTCTCATCGTCTCGGCGTCGAACGACAGGACGGTGCGCGTATGGCACGCCGACGGCAAGGGCGAGCCCATCGTCTTGCGCGGCCACGAGGCATACGCCACGGGGGCTGCGTTCAGCCCGGATGGCAGGCGCATCGTCTCGGCGTCCGAGGACAAGACGGTGCGGGTCTGGAATGCCGACGGCACGGGCGAGCCGGTCGTGCTGCGCGGCCACGAGGCAACGGCGACCATTCGTGGGGGGAGGACGTTCAGCCCGGATGGCCGGCGCGTCGTCTCGGCGTCGCTCGACGGCACCGTGCGAATCTGGAACGCCGATGGCACCGGAGACCCGCTCGTGCTCCGCAGGCCCGACACTCGGTTCAACATGGCGTCGTTCAGCCCGGATGGGACGCGCGTCGTGGCGGCGACGCAAGAGGATCTCGTGATCGTATGGAGCAACCTCGCGCCCTTCGACGACGGGCAGGACCCGAGGCTATGGAGCGCCACCACCCATTGCATGCCCCTCGAGGAGCGGCAGCGCCTGCTCGACTTCCCCGAGGAGCAATCGCGCAAGGACCTCGAGCGCTGCCAGGGCCGCGAGAATCGCTCGATGGCGGGTCAGGCTTCCAGATAG
- a CDS encoding helix-turn-helix domain-containing protein translates to MERLNGSRIGEVLGGLIADAFAVRASTSTLSSFHAQHGAGIFIGLEREVTVTSPEGAEVRGRVVVIPANLPHATASPGPALGLLYDPERSPRVAGWARARGGAFALEGRLATRLGEALVAHRASLARPDVLDGLAREAAPLLESESASPPRALDRRVARALEVLRDPDADREIVLAQAGLSSAHLQALFVRDVGLPIRTFRLWRRLLRALGASARHDATSAAHLAGFADLAHFSRTCRRMLGYSPTELRSKLLQT, encoded by the coding sequence GTGGAGCGCTTGAACGGATCGCGGATCGGTGAGGTGCTCGGCGGGCTCATCGCGGACGCGTTCGCGGTGCGCGCCTCGACGTCCACGCTGTCGTCGTTCCACGCGCAGCACGGCGCCGGGATCTTCATCGGGCTCGAGCGCGAGGTGACCGTGACCTCGCCCGAAGGCGCCGAGGTGCGCGGGCGCGTGGTCGTGATCCCCGCCAACCTGCCGCATGCGACGGCGTCCCCCGGGCCCGCGCTCGGGCTGCTCTACGATCCCGAGAGGTCGCCTCGCGTCGCGGGCTGGGCGCGGGCGCGCGGCGGGGCGTTCGCGCTCGAAGGACGGCTCGCGACGCGCCTCGGTGAAGCGCTGGTCGCGCACCGCGCGTCGCTGGCCCGCCCCGACGTCCTCGATGGCCTCGCGCGCGAAGCCGCCCCCTTGCTCGAGAGCGAGTCCGCGTCCCCTCCCCGCGCGCTCGATCGGCGGGTCGCGCGCGCCCTCGAGGTCCTGCGCGATCCGGACGCCGATCGGGAGATCGTCCTCGCGCAGGCCGGGCTCTCGTCGGCGCACTTGCAGGCGCTCTTCGTGCGGGACGTGGGCCTGCCGATACGCACGTTTCGCCTCTGGCGCAGGCTCCTGAGGGCGCTCGGCGCATCCGCGCGCCACGACGCGACGAGCGCCGCCCACCTGGCGGGGTTCGCCGACCTCGCGCACTTTTCACGGACGTGCCGCCGGATGCTCGGCTATTCGCCGACCGAGCTGCGCAGCAAGCTGCTCCAGACGTAG
- a CDS encoding phosphotransferase family protein translates to MTTDPGFRMYVFRDGRRVTSIPRLRDELCAELSAIASVADVEDRRRRALGALIRAGELECVLADRAAPEAAFVSRSTDALSGALLGGPLDGEAAEALARIDVPASAELSAPEGFAYYALHPLAFEALTRDLVSESGRVAVVGIRSIGTTLSAIVAALLRHRGLSADRRTVRPLGHPYDRRLEFDADALGWIEARREADFVVVDEGPGLSGSSFLATAEALVRAGIPRERIVLWGNRDPDPDALVARDGARRWRSFRASAVREAKHLPAGAAISIAGGAWRGHFYEDPSRWPASWISMERLKFLSPGKDRLFKFEGLGRFGAAALARARAIADAGFGPEPRDEGDGFLSYPVLPGRPLSIDDLTRPLLDRLARYCAFRAAAFPEEREVCVQGAREIATMARTNHEAAFGAPLETELALEIVRPAMVDGRMMPHEWIDAPGGARKVDATTHGDDHFFPGPTDIAWDLAGVIVEWNLDPEARAYFLERYREASGDRPEARLSGHLAAYTLFRIGYTGMAAASLRGSEEAARLERENARYRYVWSSLLRSSVGE, encoded by the coding sequence ATGACCACGGACCCTGGCTTTCGGATGTACGTATTCCGCGACGGCCGCCGCGTCACGTCGATTCCGCGCCTGCGGGACGAGCTGTGCGCCGAGTTGTCCGCGATCGCGTCCGTCGCTGACGTCGAGGACCGGCGCAGGAGGGCCCTCGGCGCGCTCATCCGCGCCGGGGAGCTCGAGTGCGTCCTCGCCGACCGCGCCGCGCCGGAAGCTGCCTTCGTGAGCCGCTCGACCGACGCGCTCTCGGGCGCGCTGCTCGGTGGACCCCTCGACGGCGAGGCGGCGGAGGCCCTCGCGCGCATCGACGTCCCCGCGTCGGCGGAGCTGTCCGCGCCGGAGGGGTTTGCGTATTACGCGCTCCACCCGCTCGCGTTCGAGGCGCTGACCCGCGATCTGGTGAGCGAATCCGGGCGTGTCGCGGTGGTCGGCATTCGCAGCATCGGGACCACCTTGAGCGCGATCGTGGCCGCCTTGCTCCGGCATCGCGGTTTGTCGGCCGACCGGCGCACGGTGCGGCCCCTCGGGCATCCTTATGATCGCCGGCTCGAATTCGACGCCGATGCGCTCGGCTGGATCGAGGCGCGGCGGGAGGCCGATTTCGTGGTGGTGGACGAGGGGCCGGGGCTCAGCGGCTCGTCGTTCCTCGCGACGGCCGAGGCGCTCGTCCGTGCCGGCATCCCGCGCGAGAGGATCGTGCTCTGGGGCAATCGCGATCCGGATCCGGACGCGCTCGTGGCCCGCGACGGCGCGCGGCGATGGCGCTCGTTCCGGGCGAGCGCGGTGCGCGAGGCGAAGCACCTGCCCGCGGGCGCCGCGATCTCGATCGCGGGGGGCGCCTGGCGCGGCCATTTTTACGAGGATCCATCGAGGTGGCCGGCGAGCTGGATCTCGATGGAGCGCCTCAAATTCCTCTCTCCGGGCAAAGATCGCCTCTTCAAGTTCGAGGGGCTCGGCCGCTTCGGGGCTGCGGCGCTCGCGCGGGCGCGCGCGATCGCCGACGCCGGCTTCGGCCCCGAGCCGCGCGACGAGGGCGACGGGTTTCTCTCCTATCCGGTGCTCCCCGGGCGTCCGCTCTCCATCGATGACCTGACCAGACCCCTGCTCGATCGCCTCGCCCGCTATTGCGCCTTCCGCGCGGCCGCGTTCCCCGAGGAGCGCGAGGTCTGTGTGCAGGGGGCGCGCGAGATCGCGACCATGGCGCGGACCAACCACGAGGCGGCCTTCGGCGCCCCGCTCGAGACCGAGCTCGCGCTCGAAATCGTTCGTCCGGCGATGGTCGACGGGCGGATGATGCCGCACGAGTGGATCGACGCGCCGGGGGGCGCGCGCAAGGTCGACGCGACCACGCACGGGGACGACCATTTCTTTCCCGGGCCCACCGACATCGCGTGGGATCTGGCCGGGGTCATCGTCGAGTGGAACCTCGACCCCGAGGCGCGCGCCTATTTTCTGGAGCGTTATCGCGAGGCCTCGGGCGATCGCCCCGAGGCGCGCCTCTCGGGCCATCTGGCGGCCTACACGCTCTTCCGGATCGGATACACGGGCATGGCCGCCGCTTCGCTGCGAGGCTCCGAGGAGGCCGCGCGCCTCGAGCGGGAGAACGCGCGCTACCGCTACGTCTGGAGCAGCTTGCTGCGCAGCTCGGTCGGCGAATAG
- a CDS encoding FkbM family methyltransferase: protein MTKAGRRLLREVGNIYRTAGAAPAARFAGAIVRNAKEVVAAGNLSPADRAMAPGRYAFQVGDRTVLVDGSAFAGAREMYGRGVYFALPGFHLRPTDVALDLGANVGLFSVAAAILARRVIAVEAQSGFIEEIRRNAAMNGCADKIAIEHGLLGPGKGVFADPHRLHTASHYGTTPPAITVPELLEKHAIDRIGFLKCDIEGAEFEVFRRGETWLSKVDRVAMEVHPEFGDPEELASVMREHGLGVQLLNNDLEKVSRLTETGYLFASR, encoded by the coding sequence ATGACGAAAGCCGGCCGGCGCCTTTTGCGCGAGGTCGGGAACATCTATCGCACGGCAGGCGCGGCCCCCGCGGCCAGGTTTGCCGGGGCGATCGTTCGCAACGCCAAGGAGGTCGTCGCCGCGGGCAACCTCTCCCCCGCCGATCGGGCGATGGCGCCCGGGCGTTACGCGTTCCAGGTCGGTGACCGGACGGTCCTCGTGGACGGCAGCGCGTTCGCCGGCGCGCGCGAGATGTACGGCCGCGGGGTCTATTTCGCGCTGCCCGGCTTCCACCTGCGCCCGACCGACGTCGCGCTGGATCTGGGCGCGAACGTGGGCCTGTTCAGCGTCGCCGCGGCCATTCTCGCGAGGCGCGTGATCGCCGTCGAGGCCCAGTCCGGGTTCATCGAGGAGATTCGCCGCAATGCGGCCATGAACGGGTGCGCGGACAAGATCGCCATCGAGCACGGCCTGCTCGGTCCCGGCAAGGGCGTGTTCGCCGACCCGCACCGGCTCCACACGGCCTCCCATTACGGCACGACCCCGCCCGCGATCACCGTCCCCGAGCTGCTCGAAAAGCACGCGATCGATCGCATAGGCTTCCTCAAGTGCGATATCGAGGGCGCGGAGTTCGAGGTCTTCCGGCGCGGCGAGACCTGGCTGTCGAAGGTCGACCGCGTCGCCATGGAAGTCCACCCCGAGTTCGGCGATCCCGAGGAGCTGGCGTCGGTCATGCGCGAGCACGGACTCGGGGTGCAGCTCTTGAACAACGATCTCGAGAAGGTCTCTCGCTTGACCGAGACGGGCTACCTCTTCGCGTCGCGTTGA
- a CDS encoding DUF262 domain-containing protein — translation MREAARPEEAPEITPQVLHLRDLLKWVRQGRVRVPNFQRDFTWDRPRMLNLFDSIKKQYPIGTLLFWESTKPRPMSDALGPLCLPEISGGKLLVLDGQQRLTTLAGVLLFNELERSSADDRDPKRWLIYYDAAVDVFTYFDDAPPLSAVRVVELMGTKGLYSAAQRIMASAPGEEPDPDRSKWMERIEAVSAALAAYRVPLVIFATDSLRLAVESFTRLNRSGQSMGPDEMFSALTYTADDELETFRLAKHIDSILSEIMSTGFGKLDRVVVLRTVLLAAELDPFRTEWDQLAQETRTDATKKLPAAIAEARRGLLSAIEFLRTEGIQNSRLLPYSMQLVGLAAFFGRLQGAPTEEQKALLRRWLWVSAFTEGFGGLNPSRILLQLKDLRDVISKQNAPTSVDGIDLDAPAHPFPERYDQRSARVRALLCVMLRESTLKPDGTPVDPSKMAADVLERGPVALVKVCARVENRGKAPLMSSPANRVFDVTPGKRAQAKGWLLALDPAQRDDILRSHHISAQAWQSLSAGDHRAFVEERIVTLMDLERNFMAEKGVVPPRATQPAPSAIDVEDDVPLSEEV, via the coding sequence ATGCGCGAGGCGGCAAGGCCCGAAGAAGCACCCGAGATTACCCCCCAGGTGCTACATCTGCGTGACCTGCTCAAGTGGGTGCGCCAGGGGCGTGTTCGGGTGCCGAATTTCCAGCGGGACTTCACTTGGGATCGCCCGCGAATGCTCAATCTCTTCGATTCGATCAAGAAACAGTACCCCATCGGTACACTGCTCTTTTGGGAGTCCACCAAGCCGCGCCCGATGTCGGACGCCTTGGGCCCTCTTTGCCTTCCCGAAATTTCTGGGGGAAAGCTCCTTGTGCTGGACGGACAGCAGCGCCTGACGACGCTCGCGGGTGTATTGCTCTTCAATGAGTTGGAGCGCAGCTCTGCGGATGATCGCGACCCCAAGCGATGGCTCATCTATTACGACGCCGCTGTCGATGTTTTTACATATTTCGATGATGCTCCGCCCCTCTCGGCGGTCAGGGTCGTGGAACTCATGGGCACGAAGGGTCTATATAGCGCTGCCCAGCGCATCATGGCGTCGGCGCCGGGAGAAGAACCTGATCCGGATCGGTCGAAGTGGATGGAGCGCATCGAGGCAGTATCGGCGGCCCTTGCAGCGTACAGAGTCCCTCTCGTCATCTTTGCGACGGACTCATTGCGCCTCGCCGTCGAGAGCTTCACCCGCCTGAACCGCAGCGGGCAATCGATGGGGCCTGATGAGATGTTCTCGGCCCTGACTTACACGGCCGATGACGAGCTGGAAACTTTCCGTCTCGCCAAGCATATCGACTCCATTTTGTCCGAGATCATGAGTACCGGCTTCGGAAAGCTGGATCGAGTCGTCGTTTTGCGGACGGTTCTCCTCGCTGCCGAACTAGATCCTTTTCGAACAGAATGGGACCAGCTCGCTCAAGAGACGCGGACGGACGCCACCAAGAAGCTTCCTGCCGCTATCGCCGAGGCACGAAGAGGACTTCTGAGTGCGATCGAGTTTTTACGTACCGAAGGCATCCAGAACAGCCGCCTGCTGCCATACAGCATGCAGCTCGTCGGGCTCGCCGCCTTCTTCGGCCGTCTCCAGGGGGCGCCCACTGAAGAGCAGAAGGCCCTTCTGCGCCGATGGCTCTGGGTCAGCGCATTCACCGAGGGCTTCGGCGGGTTGAACCCGAGTCGTATCCTCTTGCAGCTCAAGGATTTACGTGACGTCATTTCGAAGCAAAATGCCCCCACGAGCGTGGACGGGATCGACCTTGACGCCCCCGCGCACCCCTTTCCCGAGCGCTATGATCAGCGCAGCGCGCGGGTTCGTGCGCTCCTGTGCGTAATGTTGCGAGAATCGACGCTCAAGCCTGACGGCACGCCCGTCGATCCCAGTAAGATGGCCGCGGACGTGCTGGAGCGTGGGCCCGTGGCCTTGGTCAAGGTCTGCGCTCGCGTGGAGAACCGAGGGAAAGCGCCCCTAATGTCCAGCCCGGCGAATCGCGTGTTCGACGTGACTCCTGGCAAACGAGCTCAGGCGAAAGGCTGGCTCTTAGCCCTCGACCCTGCCCAACGGGACGACATCTTGCGCTCGCATCACATCTCCGCTCAGGCATGGCAATCCCTGTCGGCGGGAGATCACCGCGCGTTCGTCGAAGAGCGGATCGTGACGCTGATGGACCTTGAAAGGAATTTCATGGCGGAGAAAGGCGTGGTGCCGCCCCGAGCGACCCAACCAGCTCCCAGTGCCATCGACGTAGAGGATGATGTCCCTCTCAGCGAGGAAGTTTGA